One genomic segment of Chelonia mydas isolate rCheMyd1 chromosome 1, rCheMyd1.pri.v2, whole genome shotgun sequence includes these proteins:
- the LOC122462218 gene encoding retina and anterior neural fold homeobox protein 2-like — translation MALPRVPSIAAGPHVVAAAPSRDPPHGQWGGQERKKRKRNLYSRNQLHILESFFRREKYPNLPEAEMLSGMTGLTYQQIRIWFQNRRGKHRRLYTGDGTPGSSLCTLQTQCCAHSCNDPFSQFHWPALPGSPGPDPGMQWALQGPESSAFDSRINLPPLQSPSTPTDFQAYNTWAPQTSIGTSPTAVHPVTINSSFLHFSQIQSMESLELSQLINAGDSLLSSFCMDSQGNSQWGPNHGYSQPW, via the exons ATGGCTTTGCCCCGGGTCCCGTCCATTGCTGCTGGGCCCCATGTGGTAGCTGCTGCCCCCAGCAGGGATCCCCCCCACGGTCAGTGGGGAGGGcaagagaggaagaagaggaagaggaactTGTACAGCAGGAATCAGCTGCACATCCTGGAGTCCTTCTTCCGTCGAGAGAAATATCCCAACCTGCCTGAGGCTGAAATGCTGTCGGGGATGACGGGACTCACCTACCAACAG ATCCGGATTTGGTTCCAGAATAGAAGAGGGAAGCACCGGAGACTTTACACTGGAGATGGGACACCTGGGAGCAGCCTCTGTACCCTGCAG ACCCAGTGCTGTGCACACTCCTGCAATGATCCATTCTCCCAGTTTCATTGGCCAGCACTTCCTGGATCCCCAGGACCTGATCCAGGGATGCAATGGGCTCTGCAGGGACCAGAAAGCTCTGCCTTTGACTCCAGAATTAATCTGCCTCCCCTCCAGTCCCCTTCCACGCCTACAGATTTCCAAGCCTACAACACATGGGCCCCACAGACCAGCATAGGAACCTCTCCCACTGCTGTGCACCCTGTGACCATCAACTCCAGCTTCCTCCACTTCTCTCAGATTCAGTCCATGGAGTCTCTGGAGCTGTCACAGTTGATCAATGCCGGTGACTCTCTGCTCTCTTCATTCTGTATGGATTCCCAAGGGAATTCGCAGTGGGGGCCCAACCATGGGTATAGCCAGCCCTGGTGA